In one window of Cellulophaga sp. HaHa_2_95 DNA:
- a CDS encoding O-methyltransferase: MHFLSPLLENYITDHSQSEPKVLQELTKETHLKVIQPRMITGHFQGRALSLLSKIINPKTILEIGTYTGYSAICLAEGLQKNGTLHTIDVNEELVEMQRTYFDKSGFGSQIIQHTGDALKLIPAMDETFDLIFIDAEKASYDHYFETVLKKTRPGSVILSDNVLWSGKVVEPLQPKDKVTKILLDYNKKLKEDPRVETVLLPIRDGLTLSRVL; the protein is encoded by the coding sequence ATGCATTTCTTATCTCCATTACTAGAAAATTACATTACAGACCATTCTCAGTCTGAACCTAAAGTGCTACAAGAGCTTACAAAAGAAACGCATTTAAAAGTAATACAACCTAGAATGATTACGGGGCATTTTCAGGGAAGAGCTTTAAGTTTATTATCTAAAATTATCAACCCTAAAACCATTTTAGAAATTGGCACCTATACTGGGTACTCTGCTATTTGTTTGGCTGAAGGTTTACAGAAGAACGGAACTTTGCATACGATTGATGTTAATGAAGAACTGGTAGAAATGCAGCGTACGTATTTTGATAAAAGCGGATTTGGTTCTCAAATCATTCAGCATACTGGTGATGCGCTTAAACTTATTCCTGCCATGGATGAAACCTTTGATTTGATTTTTATTGATGCAGAAAAAGCAAGTTATGATCACTATTTTGAAACGGTATTGAAAAAAACTAGACCGGGCAGTGTTATTCTATCTGATAATGTACTGTGGTCTGGGAAAGTGGTAGAACCGCTGCAGCCTAAAGACAAAGTGACCAAAATACTATTGGACTATAACAAAAAACTAAAAGAAGACCCACGAGTGGAAACGGTGTTATTACCTATTCGTGATGGCTTGACACTGAGTAGGGTTTTATAA
- a CDS encoding twin-arginine translocase TatA/TatE family subunit yields the protein MLTTHFLFISGGEIFFILFIVVMVFGADKIPDIARGLGKGMRQLKDATEDIKQEIQKSADKQGINTDFTRDIKSEINKVKENINEVTGTIKRK from the coding sequence ATGTTAACGACACATTTTTTATTTATAAGTGGTGGAGAGATATTCTTCATACTTTTTATAGTGGTGATGGTATTTGGAGCAGATAAAATTCCAGATATCGCCCGTGGCTTGGGTAAAGGGATGCGTCAATTAAAAGATGCTACTGAAGATATTAAACAAGAAATTCAGAAAAGCGCAGATAAGCAAGGCATCAATACCGACTTCACTAGAGATATTAAAAGCGAAATAAATAAAGTAAAAGAAAACATTAACGAGGTTACGGGTACCATCAAGAGAAAGTAA
- a CDS encoding M12 family metallopeptidase, whose product MKQTKRMYQAAMASLVFALCLTSCQKETETTGEDQEAVITQDADFTTKYFLGTEVKVRLEEDDTYSLAGSDVRLFEDQLTDSADDFNENPNPEEGLTRLGLGGGVRKWTNSTVVYTIQGLSASVQSELQKSFDEWTSKTNIRFKERTNESNYVTISSSGSNSNSGVATLGMNGSYGFIRLGTRATAVVIIHEIGHTLGYIHEQNRSDRDNYIIINEENIQNDAIDQFYKSNSATLVTSQFDINSTMMYGSYTFSKNGQPTITDLNGNVLPQRQAKVSDLDISGTNSIYPAVDGGGTDVPTVDSCDGVSAWSSSKRYAVGDRVTYAGGLYERDFTRWTFIKTCN is encoded by the coding sequence ATGAAACAAACAAAAAGAATGTACCAAGCTGCTATGGCAAGCTTGGTATTTGCACTATGCTTGACATCTTGTCAAAAAGAAACAGAAACGACAGGAGAAGATCAAGAAGCAGTGATCACTCAGGATGCAGATTTTACAACCAAGTATTTTTTAGGTACTGAAGTAAAAGTAAGATTAGAAGAGGATGATACCTATAGCTTAGCAGGAAGTGATGTTCGCTTGTTCGAAGATCAGCTAACAGATAGTGCTGATGATTTTAATGAGAACCCAAATCCAGAAGAAGGCCTTACTCGTTTAGGTTTAGGTGGGGGTGTTAGAAAATGGACCAATAGTACCGTTGTATATACTATCCAAGGATTGAGTGCATCCGTGCAATCTGAATTACAGAAATCTTTTGATGAATGGACGAGTAAAACAAATATTCGCTTTAAAGAACGTACCAATGAATCTAATTATGTGACTATTTCTTCTTCGGGATCTAATAGTAACTCTGGTGTAGCAACATTAGGAATGAATGGCTCTTATGGATTTATTCGTTTAGGAACACGTGCTACTGCTGTAGTGATTATCCATGAGATTGGTCATACACTAGGGTATATTCACGAGCAGAATAGAAGTGACAGAGATAATTATATCATTATTAACGAGGAAAATATCCAAAATGATGCAATTGATCAATTTTACAAAAGTAATTCTGCAACTTTGGTTACAAGTCAGTTTGATATTAACTCTACTATGATGTATGGTAGCTATACTTTTTCTAAAAACGGACAACCTACAATTACAGATCTTAACGGTAATGTATTGCCTCAACGTCAAGCAAAAGTTTCTGATCTTGATATTTCTGGAACTAATTCTATTTACCCAGCTGTTGATGGTGGCGGTACTGATGTGCCTACAGTAGATTCTTGCGATGGAGTTTCGGCTTGGTCTAGTTCTAAGCGGTACGCTGTTGGAGACCGCGTGACCTATGCAGGTGGTTTGTATGAAAGAGATTTTACAAGATGGACCTTTATTAAAACCTGTAACTAA
- a CDS encoding GNAT family N-acetyltransferase, whose product MNTIRLREALVTDIPTLRLFEQGLIEAERPCDVTIKENPVHYYDLEGLLEDPTAQVLVAEYDATVVACGMVLTAQARPYLKHQQYGNIRFLYTEPEYRGKGINAKIIAALKTWANENGLTEVRLTVYQDNIPAIKAYEKVGFTKHIIEMRLP is encoded by the coding sequence ATGAATACAATTAGACTTCGGGAAGCTCTTGTTACCGATATCCCTACATTACGATTATTTGAGCAAGGCCTTATTGAAGCAGAACGCCCGTGTGATGTAACCATAAAAGAAAATCCTGTACACTATTATGATTTGGAGGGACTGTTAGAAGATCCTACAGCGCAGGTGTTAGTAGCAGAGTATGATGCAACGGTTGTTGCTTGTGGCATGGTGCTCACGGCGCAGGCAAGACCTTATTTAAAACATCAACAGTATGGAAATATTCGTTTTTTGTATACGGAGCCAGAGTATAGAGGTAAGGGTATCAATGCTAAAATAATAGCAGCTTTAAAAACTTGGGCAAATGAAAACGGATTAACAGAGGTAAGGCTTACCGTTTATCAAGATAATATACCCGCAATTAAAGCCTATGAAAAAGTCGGTTTTACCAAACACATTATAGAAATGCGATTGCCTTAG
- the kynU gene encoding kynureninase, protein MSFENSLAYAQQLDQQDPLRNYREEFHFPEVNGKPVIYFTGNSLGLQPKRTEAIVAEVMTDWAKLAVEGHFYAEKPWWDYHERLAAPLAKVVGAKTAEVSVMNTLTVNLHLLMVSFYRPTQKRFKIICEEKAFPSDQYMLTSQVKFHGFDPKDAIVEVKKRDGEHYWRTEDVVAKINELGDELALVLIGGVNYYNGQVFDMGTITKAGQAVGAFVGWDLAHGAGNIELKLNEWNADFAAWCSYKYMNSGPGNASGVYINEKHLNNPDIPRFEGWWGTKKETRFLMKPEFEPMENADAWQLSNAPILSVAPYLASLTMFEEVGMPALIKKRATIVAYLEYILHEIDAEVSSSFEIITPEDRGCQLSVFLHGQGKSLFDYLMKNGVITDWREPNVIRLAPAPFYCSYEDMYRFGQLLKKGILALEKENS, encoded by the coding sequence ATGTCATTTGAAAATTCGCTAGCCTACGCGCAACAATTAGACCAACAAGATCCTTTAAGAAACTATAGAGAAGAATTTCATTTTCCAGAAGTTAATGGAAAGCCCGTGATCTATTTTACAGGGAATTCTTTAGGCTTACAGCCCAAGAGAACGGAAGCCATTGTAGCTGAAGTAATGACAGATTGGGCTAAGTTAGCAGTAGAAGGGCATTTCTATGCGGAAAAGCCTTGGTGGGATTACCACGAGCGCTTAGCAGCCCCTTTGGCAAAAGTTGTTGGTGCTAAGACGGCGGAAGTTTCTGTGATGAACACCCTTACAGTAAACTTGCATTTGCTAATGGTATCTTTCTATAGGCCTACTCAGAAACGTTTTAAAATTATTTGTGAAGAGAAAGCTTTTCCTTCAGATCAATATATGCTTACTAGTCAGGTAAAATTTCACGGATTTGACCCCAAGGATGCTATTGTTGAGGTAAAGAAAAGAGACGGAGAACACTATTGGCGTACAGAAGATGTTGTCGCAAAGATTAACGAACTAGGAGATGAATTAGCCTTAGTGCTCATAGGTGGCGTTAACTATTACAACGGACAAGTTTTTGATATGGGAACAATTACAAAAGCAGGCCAGGCTGTTGGTGCTTTTGTAGGTTGGGATCTGGCACATGGCGCTGGTAATATTGAATTAAAACTTAATGAGTGGAATGCAGATTTTGCCGCATGGTGTAGCTATAAATATATGAATAGCGGACCAGGGAATGCCTCTGGAGTATATATTAATGAAAAGCACTTAAACAACCCAGATATTCCAAGATTTGAAGGATGGTGGGGAACCAAAAAAGAAACACGCTTTCTAATGAAGCCGGAGTTTGAGCCTATGGAAAATGCAGACGCATGGCAATTAAGTAATGCTCCAATTTTATCTGTAGCCCCGTACTTAGCTTCGCTAACCATGTTTGAAGAAGTAGGCATGCCGGCATTAATTAAAAAGAGAGCTACTATTGTTGCTTATCTTGAGTACATACTACACGAAATAGATGCGGAGGTTTCTAGTAGTTTTGAAATAATTACTCCGGAAGACCGCGGTTGCCAATTATCTGTTTTTTTACATGGACAAGGTAAATCTTTGTTTGATTATTTGATGAAAAATGGTGTGATCACAGATTGGCGAGAGCCTAATGTAATCCGATTGGCACCAGCACCTTTTTACTGTTCTTACGAAGACATGTATAGATTTGGACAATTGCTTAAAAAAGGAATTTTAGCTTTAGAAAAAGAAAATTCTTAG
- a CDS encoding phosphatase PAP2 family protein, which yields MLDKLLTWDRETFIYLNSLGIEKYDQFWGIATNISTWIPLYITFLFLVIYKNSTKEKFQKISTAVLLLIFVLLLTGLTKELVGRIRPSADAELNTLIRIIKGSDGFSFFSGHSAFSFSLTTIVVLFIKERFKWSWAFYCWPIFLAFSRIYVGVHYPVDLITGAVVGIVSANLFYNIYLKFIKPYSVSSHHE from the coding sequence ATGCTCGATAAATTGTTAACCTGGGATAGGGAAACTTTTATTTATTTAAATAGCCTAGGAATAGAAAAATACGATCAGTTTTGGGGTATTGCTACTAATATTTCTACCTGGATTCCACTTTATATCACATTCCTTTTCTTGGTCATCTATAAGAATAGTACCAAAGAAAAATTTCAAAAAATTAGTACGGCTGTTCTACTGTTGATTTTTGTTTTATTGTTAACAGGATTGACCAAAGAATTAGTAGGAAGAATACGCCCTAGTGCAGATGCAGAACTAAATACCCTAATACGTATTATTAAGGGATCTGATGGCTTTAGTTTCTTTTCAGGACACTCTGCTTTTTCTTTTTCATTAACCACAATTGTGGTCCTTTTTATAAAAGAACGTTTTAAATGGAGTTGGGCATTTTATTGCTGGCCTATATTTTTAGCATTTAGTCGCATATATGTAGGAGTGCACTATCCCGTAGATTTAATAACAGGTGCTGTTGTTGGAATAGTATCCGCAAATTTATTTTATAATATTTATCTAAAATTTATAAAACCCTACTCAGTGTCAAGCCATCACGAATAG
- a CDS encoding MFS transporter: MKSLQLILSNPRYFAPAWSFATLNILFGTWATYIPLIKEDIGLDKASLGFAIFFLSLGNFTIFPVASRLINKIGVGKSVWYGLILICLSSILPFIALNYYTLIAGLYCYGAANGFLDISMNTLVTEIEKEDRQNFMSAAHGFFSLGGVIAGIGSFLIVLLDNRVLHICGTAALLLIASALLRKNYIHIISPPIEKEAFKIKNFKPLFLLGVISFVIMGSEGAIIDWSGIYLQEINLAPEKFIGLGFLAFSIMMTLGRFLADGISAKIGPVKIVILGTLLAIGGYFLVLSGILWVTILGFALIGLGFSAIIPELFRIGGKVEGVASSQGIAFIAGTGVSGFLLGPVVLGFLAESFSLRISFMLLLVCSVIVLAASFVLKRKRGV; the protein is encoded by the coding sequence ATGAAGTCGCTGCAACTTATTTTATCTAATCCACGATACTTTGCACCGGCTTGGTCTTTTGCTACACTAAATATTTTGTTCGGAACCTGGGCAACCTATATTCCATTGATCAAAGAAGATATAGGTTTGGATAAAGCCAGCTTAGGATTTGCCATATTTTTTCTTTCTTTAGGTAATTTTACAATTTTTCCGGTAGCGTCAAGATTAATTAATAAGATTGGAGTAGGTAAGTCTGTATGGTATGGGCTAATTTTAATTTGCTTGTCTTCCATTTTGCCATTTATTGCCCTTAATTATTACACCTTAATTGCGGGGCTTTATTGCTATGGTGCCGCCAATGGTTTTTTAGATATTTCTATGAATACTTTGGTGACTGAAATTGAAAAAGAAGATCGTCAAAACTTTATGTCTGCCGCCCACGGTTTTTTTAGTTTAGGGGGCGTTATTGCAGGGATTGGTAGTTTTTTAATAGTACTTCTAGATAACAGGGTACTTCATATATGTGGTACCGCAGCACTATTGTTAATTGCAAGTGCGCTCTTACGTAAAAATTATATTCATATCATATCCCCGCCCATAGAAAAAGAAGCCTTTAAAATAAAGAATTTTAAACCGCTGTTCCTCTTGGGGGTCATTTCTTTTGTAATTATGGGAAGCGAAGGAGCTATAATTGATTGGAGTGGAATTTATCTACAAGAAATTAATTTAGCGCCAGAAAAATTTATAGGATTGGGGTTTTTAGCTTTTTCTATAATGATGACCTTGGGCAGGTTTCTGGCAGATGGTATTAGTGCAAAAATTGGCCCTGTTAAGATTGTAATTTTAGGTACGCTTCTAGCTATTGGTGGGTATTTTTTAGTGCTTTCAGGAATTCTATGGGTGACCATTCTTGGTTTTGCTTTAATAGGCCTAGGCTTCTCGGCTATAATACCAGAACTCTTTAGGATAGGAGGCAAGGTAGAAGGTGTAGCATCTTCTCAAGGAATTGCATTTATTGCAGGAACAGGTGTATCAGGATTTTTACTAGGCCCTGTGGTGTTGGGTTTTTTGGCAGAGTCTTTTTCCTTGCGGATAAGCTTTATGCTGTTGCTGGTCTGTTCTGTAATTGTTTTAGCAGCGTCTTTTGTTTTAAAAAGGAAAAGAGGCGTATAA
- a CDS encoding carboxypeptidase-like regulatory domain-containing protein, protein MRLVYIALFVSSLSFSQHQKKGIIYDKENNEPLEFVSVYNRLNHTTTNKDGKYGFTSATDSIYFHKVGYDKFATIISNLRDTIFLNRSIFQLDEVVVSNAKTIYQKIKDSIASNYVLKPHSESFFLRAILKRNGAIIRLQDMQGNLHRKTSIYGGGLTLMDNDFSVAVKNMRQIGLTKDENNIYFEFPSLFNILSEFVRINAMGPDFEVIEKPYKNSTSTKVEFTSLNSDTKTKSYGHYIINTNDNAILSFNSIVKPFYPEELFKTPKYSAIAQQDITVFFKEDPAIKRYYMSLAKRTAVLNVKLKDDPIVHKFEMEIVLYTKESFSNEDVKSNVNEQKDIFKINMKYDKDFWKEQNQLLLTDEMEAFIKKMTQDDTKRKVKNNIKD, encoded by the coding sequence ATGAGGCTCGTATATATCGCATTATTCGTTAGTTCCCTTAGTTTTAGTCAACACCAAAAAAAAGGAATCATCTACGATAAAGAAAATAACGAGCCTCTTGAATTTGTTAGCGTGTATAATAGATTAAACCATACTACTACCAATAAAGATGGTAAATATGGATTTACCTCAGCTACAGATTCTATTTATTTTCACAAAGTGGGCTATGACAAATTCGCTACTATTATTTCTAATTTAAGAGATACTATTTTTTTAAACAGAAGTATTTTTCAGTTAGATGAAGTGGTTGTTTCTAATGCCAAAACCATTTATCAAAAAATAAAAGATTCTATTGCCAGTAATTATGTGTTGAAGCCACATTCTGAGTCTTTCTTTTTGAGAGCAATCTTAAAAAGAAATGGAGCGATTATTAGATTACAAGACATGCAAGGAAATCTACATCGGAAAACATCCATATATGGAGGCGGTTTAACACTTATGGATAACGATTTTAGTGTTGCTGTTAAAAATATGCGCCAAATAGGTCTTACTAAAGATGAAAATAACATCTATTTTGAATTTCCTTCTCTATTTAATATTTTAAGTGAATTTGTTCGTATAAATGCAATGGGACCAGATTTTGAAGTCATTGAAAAACCCTATAAAAACAGCACTAGCACCAAAGTTGAATTCACTTCTTTAAATTCTGATACGAAGACCAAAAGCTATGGCCATTACATCATTAATACGAATGATAATGCTATTTTATCCTTCAATAGTATTGTTAAGCCGTTTTACCCTGAGGAATTATTTAAAACTCCAAAATACAGTGCTATAGCACAGCAGGACATAACTGTGTTTTTTAAAGAAGATCCGGCTATTAAGCGTTACTACATGAGCTTAGCTAAGCGTACTGCTGTTCTAAATGTGAAATTAAAAGATGATCCGATAGTTCACAAATTTGAAATGGAAATAGTTCTTTACACTAAGGAAAGTTTCAGTAATGAAGATGTTAAAAGCAATGTGAACGAACAGAAAGATATTTTCAAAATTAATATGAAGTACGATAAAGACTTTTGGAAAGAGCAAAATCAGCTTTTACTAACTGATGAAATGGAGGCTTTTATTAAAAAAATGACACAAGATGATACAAAACGTAAAGTAAAAAACAACATTAAAGACTAA
- a CDS encoding NAD(P)/FAD-dependent oxidoreductase, with protein MIQTQKKVAIIGSGLVGSLLAIYLKKYGHDITVFDRRPDIRNVEFSGRSINLAMSNRGWNALHEVGIEEEIKKIAIPLDKRAMHVVGQPEYYQKYGKEGEAIWSISRGVLNRKMIDLAEEAGVVFKFEEKVWDVDLPEGKLFTGETEKGEWQEYQYDLIFGCDGAFSRVRHKMQRRSRFDYSQDFIDVGYKELTIAANEDGTHKLDRHSFHIWPRGKFMLIAMPNLDGSFTCTLFMPFEGDVSFENIKTNDDAKDFFKTYFPNVMQDLDNLLLDFFKNPTSAMVTMKCFPWTYWDKVALVGDSAHAIVPFYGQGMNAGFEDIFVLDALINEHQDDWHAIFEAYEKVRKPNADAIAELSYRNFVEMSSKTADPKFLLQKKIEKYFASQHPDKWIPVYSRVTFSNRPYAEALAEGDAQEAIMKEVMKLPNIEEKWNSAEVENLILSLL; from the coding sequence ATGATACAAACTCAAAAAAAAGTAGCCATTATTGGCTCAGGTTTAGTTGGTTCTTTATTAGCCATATATTTAAAAAAATATGGACATGATATTACTGTATTTGATCGTAGACCAGATATTCGCAATGTAGAATTTTCAGGGAGATCAATAAACCTAGCTATGAGTAATAGAGGGTGGAATGCACTTCATGAAGTGGGTATTGAAGAGGAGATAAAAAAAATTGCAATTCCATTAGATAAGCGTGCCATGCACGTTGTGGGCCAACCAGAATATTATCAAAAATATGGTAAAGAAGGAGAAGCTATTTGGTCTATTTCACGTGGTGTACTAAACCGTAAAATGATTGATCTTGCTGAAGAAGCGGGGGTGGTTTTTAAATTTGAAGAAAAAGTTTGGGATGTAGATCTTCCAGAAGGAAAGTTATTTACAGGAGAGACCGAAAAAGGGGAGTGGCAAGAATACCAATACGATTTAATTTTTGGTTGTGATGGTGCTTTTTCTCGAGTACGTCATAAAATGCAAAGACGCAGTAGGTTTGATTATTCTCAAGATTTTATTGATGTAGGGTACAAAGAGTTAACTATTGCGGCAAATGAAGATGGTACGCACAAGTTAGATAGACATTCATTTCATATTTGGCCAAGAGGTAAGTTTATGCTTATTGCTATGCCAAATCTTGATGGTAGTTTTACGTGTACCTTGTTTATGCCTTTTGAAGGCGACGTTTCTTTTGAGAACATTAAAACCAATGACGACGCTAAAGACTTCTTTAAAACGTATTTCCCTAATGTGATGCAGGATTTGGATAACTTGCTGTTAGACTTCTTTAAAAACCCAACTAGCGCTATGGTAACGATGAAATGTTTTCCGTGGACCTATTGGGATAAAGTAGCACTAGTGGGCGATTCTGCACATGCTATAGTACCTTTCTATGGACAAGGTATGAATGCAGGCTTTGAAGACATTTTTGTATTAGATGCTTTGATTAATGAGCACCAAGATGATTGGCATGCTATCTTTGAAGCCTACGAAAAAGTGCGTAAGCCTAATGCAGATGCTATAGCAGAATTAAGCTACCGTAATTTTGTAGAGATGAGTAGTAAAACAGCAGATCCTAAGTTTTTACTACAAAAGAAAATCGAGAAGTATTTTGCTTCACAGCATCCTGATAAATGGATTCCAGTATATTCAAGGGTTACTTTTTCAAACAGGCCGTATGCAGAAGCATTGGCAGAAGGAGATGCTCAAGAAGCTATAATGAAAGAGGTGATGAAATTGCCGAATATAGAAGAAAAATGGAATAGTGCGGAAGTAGAAAATTTAATACTTAGCTTGTTGTAA
- a CDS encoding ClpP family protease, with product MSSKKGKIQEAIDEKMLEERKVFLWGMVDDDSAKHVIDRLLYLDMQNDKEIQLYINSPGGYVTSGFAMYDTIKSLKSPVSTICTGLAASMGSILLSVGKKGRRFIQPHAQVMIHQPSGGARGQASNIEIQAKEIIKTKELSARILADNCGQDYDRVMKDFDRDYWMGAEESIAYGIVDGILE from the coding sequence ATGAGTTCAAAAAAAGGAAAAATACAAGAGGCTATAGACGAGAAAATGTTAGAAGAGCGTAAAGTCTTCCTTTGGGGAATGGTCGATGACGATTCTGCAAAGCATGTAATTGATCGTTTATTGTATCTCGATATGCAAAACGATAAAGAAATTCAATTATACATCAACAGTCCAGGGGGGTATGTAACTTCTGGTTTCGCAATGTATGATACTATAAAATCGCTAAAGAGTCCAGTTTCAACTATATGTACTGGCTTGGCGGCATCAATGGGGTCTATTTTATTATCTGTTGGTAAAAAAGGAAGACGTTTTATTCAGCCACATGCTCAGGTAATGATTCATCAGCCTAGTGGTGGTGCAAGAGGTCAGGCTTCTAATATTGAAATTCAAGCTAAAGAAATAATCAAAACAAAAGAACTTAGTGCACGTATTTTGGCAGATAATTGTGGCCAAGATTATGACCGAGTGATGAAAGATTTTGATCGTGACTATTGGATGGGAGCAGAAGAGTCTATTGCTTACGGAATAGTTGATGGTATTTTAGAATAA
- a CDS encoding zinc ribbon domain-containing protein, with protein sequence MATKTETTVEQKLRALYDLQLIDSRVDEIRNVRGELPLEVEDLEDEVLGLKTRMEKLKTDVETINYEITAKKNLIDDAKTLMKKYTEQQKNVRNSREFNSISKEIEFQELEIQLAEKNIKEFKAQIDQKKTVVSSTKERYSERESHLKHKKGELNAILAETEKEEKALLAKSEDYQNDIEERLVIAYKRIRANVKNGLAVVPIERGASGGSFFTIPPQVQVEIASRKKIITDEHSGRILVDPVLAEEEQEKMQALFTKL encoded by the coding sequence ATGGCAACAAAAACAGAAACAACAGTAGAGCAAAAATTAAGAGCGTTATATGATTTGCAATTAATTGATTCTAGAGTTGACGAAATACGCAATGTAAGAGGTGAATTACCTTTAGAAGTTGAAGATTTAGAAGATGAAGTATTAGGTCTTAAAACTAGAATGGAAAAGCTTAAGACTGATGTTGAGACTATCAATTATGAGATCACTGCAAAGAAGAACTTAATTGATGATGCTAAAACATTGATGAAAAAATATACTGAGCAACAAAAGAATGTTCGTAACAGTAGAGAGTTTAACTCTATTTCTAAAGAGATTGAATTTCAAGAATTAGAAATTCAATTGGCAGAGAAAAACATCAAAGAATTTAAAGCTCAAATAGATCAAAAGAAAACCGTTGTTTCTTCTACGAAAGAGCGTTACTCTGAAAGAGAATCTCACTTGAAGCATAAAAAAGGTGAGTTGAATGCTATTTTAGCAGAAACTGAAAAAGAAGAAAAAGCACTTTTAGCTAAATCTGAAGATTATCAAAATGACATTGAAGAGCGTTTAGTTATTGCTTATAAGCGTATCCGTGCTAATGTAAAAAATGGTTTAGCAGTTGTGCCAATCGAAAGAGGTGCTTCTGGAGGATCTTTCTTTACTATACCACCACAGGTACAAGTAGAAATTGCTTCTCGTAAAAAAATTATTACAGATGAGCACAGTGGTCGTATTTTAGTAGACCCTGTTTTAGCTGAAGAAGAGCAAGAAAAAATGCAAGCACTTTTTACTAAGTTATAA
- a CDS encoding DUF4174 domain-containing protein, with the protein MAQDISDFKWKNRVLLLIDTASNSNNIKQQIQIFEGQHDAFQERDIIYFISTPKGSYGSDKQPLDLGGLEKYRKKDFSGLILLGKDGGIKLKEAFIVPAKTIISLIDTMPMRQSEKKSPQ; encoded by the coding sequence ATGGCTCAAGATATATCAGATTTTAAATGGAAAAATAGAGTTTTACTGCTCATAGACACAGCATCAAACAGCAACAACATCAAACAACAAATCCAAATTTTTGAAGGGCAGCATGATGCTTTTCAAGAACGAGACATCATCTATTTCATTAGTACTCCAAAAGGCAGCTACGGTAGCGATAAACAGCCACTAGATCTTGGAGGACTTGAAAAGTATCGAAAAAAAGATTTCAGCGGATTGATTTTACTAGGTAAAGATGGCGGTATTAAATTAAAAGAAGCCTTTATTGTACCTGCAAAGACTATCATCTCATTAATAGATACAATGCCCATGCGGCAAAGTGAAAAAAAATCACCACAATAA